In Gadus chalcogrammus isolate NIFS_2021 chromosome 1, NIFS_Gcha_1.0, whole genome shotgun sequence, one DNA window encodes the following:
- the slmapb gene encoding sarcolemma associated protein b isoform X2: MEEKGLTDPLNNVSLIQDELKRTNMASLGDSEKLIQHLNEQLQEAQESANTEKLKCIQLKGLLDEERKDSSHQADESAGQIKLLKGQLQQLQSEVSVLKAQRDEDHSRSHGDQQAAREEVRSLQQALEAAAAQRDRETAAARSSLATVTQDLDKWRQTAGKYEREIDSLQGDLQQQSLQWQKTAEIQAAELQSMQKEHSSLQKECAALRSEKQDLVNKHQAERGHLQGESAALRAQMEQLLGSQQKEKLSAQSENAVRCAERDALLEKQQQMEMDLTCSQGQNVVLSESLKSLERSQEDLGQRLGDLQLQHQQDNAKLQGQLGEARGLTQDLQKENEDCKTELSDLKEKYEKAEQEKQSITDELQASHAEMKLLQEKGSKKPWMVLGSAAAVALTAVTVAMLCRT; this comes from the exons ATGGAAGAGAAAGGTCTGACCGATCCTTTGAATAACGTCTCATTGATCCAAG ATGAGCTGAAGCGGACTAATATGGCGTCTTTAGGTGACTCAGAGAAATTAATCCAGCATTTGAATGAGCAACTCCAAGAAGCCCAGGAGTCAGCCAATACTGAAAAACTAAAATGTATTCAGTTGAAAG GGCTCTTGGATGAAGAGAGAAAAGACAGTAGCCATCAAGCAGATGAATCAGCAGGTCAAATCAAACTTCTGAAAG GCCAACTGCAGCAGCTCCAGAGCGAGGTGTCTGTCTTGAAGGCACAGAGGGACGAGGACCACTCCAGGAGCCATGGTGACCAGCAGGCTGCGCGGGAGGAGGTGAGATCCCTCCAGCAGGCCCTGGAGGCAGCCGCCGCCCAGCGGGACCGGGAGACCGCCGCTGCCCGGAGCAGCCTGGCCACGGTCACCCAGGACCTGGACAAGTGGCGCCAGACGGCCGGAAAGTATGAGCGCGAGATCGACAGCCTGCAGGGAGACCTCCAGCAGCAGAGCCTGCAGTGGCAGAAAACCGCAGAAATACAAG CGGCTGAGCTGCAGTCCATGCAGAAGGAGCACAGCTCTCTCCAGAAGGAGTGTGCCGCGCTGCGCTCTGAGAAGCAGGACCTGGTCAACAAGCACCAGGCCGAGCGGGGCCATCTGCAGGGTGAAAGCGCCGCTCTCCGGGCCCAGATGGAGCAGCTGCTGGGCAGCCAGCAGAAGGAGAAGCTGAGTGCGCAGAGCGAGAATGCGGTCCGTTGTGCTGAGAGAGACGCGCTGCTGGAGAAACAGCAGCAGATGGAGATGGATCTCACCTG CTCTCAAGGCCAGAACGTTGTGCTCAGCGAGAGCCTGAAGTCCCTGGAGAGATCCCAGGAGGACCTGGGGCAGCGGCTGGGGGACCTGCAGCTCCAGCACCAGCAGGACAATGCCAAGCTCCAGGGCCAACTGGGGGAGGCCCGGGGCCTCACCCAGGACCTGCAAAAAGAG AACGAGGATTGTAAAACAGAGCTATCGGATCTAAAGGAGAAGTACGAGAAAGCCGAGCAGGAGAAGCAGTCGATCACAGATGAGCTGCAGGCAAGCCATGCAGAGATGAAGCTTCTTCAGGAGAAAGGATCCAAG AAGCCCTGGATGGTTTTGGGATCGGCCGCCGCTGTGGCTCTGACCGCCGTCACCGTCGCCATGCTCTGCAGGACCTGA
- the ampd2b gene encoding AMP deaminase 2 — protein MDGKYKEIAEELFSRSLAESEMRSAPYEFPEDSPIEQLEERRQRLERQISQDVKFEPDILLRAKQEFMKTDSATDLEYLKDEDQASYYLERELIPEREYQRVSISGEEKCGVPFTDLLDAAKCVVKALFIREKYMGESLQSFCPTTARYLQELSDRPLGACDEDVPETTADPTHMHPEPGSKTHPYEKQHLAAMPPDAGYGCQMVDGVVHVFTSQSTMDTSTELDLPYTDLREYIADMNMMMALIINGPVKSFCYRRLQYLSSKFQMHILLNEMKELAEQKKVPHRDFYNIRKVDTHIHASSCMNQKHLLRFIKRAMKKFPKEIVHVEQGRGQTLMEVFDSMNLTAFDLSVDTLDMHADRNTFHRFDKFNAKYNPIGESILREIFIKTDNHVEGKYFGHIIKEVMADLEESKYQNVELRLSIYGRCRDEWDKLAKWAVMHHVYSDNVRWLVQVPRLFDVYHTKKQLSSFQEMLENIFMPLFEVTVHPGSHPELHLFLQHVVGFDSVDDESKPEQHIFNLDSPLPASWTGEENPPYSYYLYYTYANMTVLNHLRRQRGFNTFVLRPHCGEAGPIHHLVSGFMLSENISHGLLLRKAPVLQYLYYLAQVGIAMSPLSNNSLFLSYHRNPLLEYLSRGLPVSLSTDDPLQFHFTKEPLMEEYSIAAQVWKLSSCDMCELARNSVLMSGFSHKVKSNWLGPYFGKEGREGNDIRRTNVPDIRVAYRYETMCEELNLIIQAIRTDQLETIEEEACLTMKD, from the exons ATGGACGGAAAATACAAAGAGATCGCGGAG GAGCTGTTCTCCCGCAGCCTAGCTGAGAGCGAGATGCGGAGCGCGCCCTACGAGTTCCCCGAGGACAGCCCCATCGAGCAGCTGGAGGAGCGACGCCAGCGCCTGGAGAGACAGATCAGCCAGGATGTCAA GTTCGAGCCAGATATTCTGCTGCGAGCGAAACAGGAATTCATGAAAACAGACAGCGCTACAGATCTAGA ATATTTGAAGGACGAGGACCAGGCGAGTTACTATCTGGAGAGAGAGCTGATTCCTGAGAGGGAGTACCAGAGAGTCTCCATTTCCGGGGAGGAGAAATGCGGG GTGCCCTTCACAGATCTGCTGGATGCAGCCAAGTGTGTGGTGAAGGCTCTGTTCATCAGGGAGAAGTACATGGGCGAGTCTCTGCAGAGCTTCTGCCCGACCACCGCCCGCTACCTGCAGGAGCTGAGTGACCGGCCCCTGGGGGCCTGCGATGAGGACGTCCCAGAAACCACTGCTG ACCCCACTCACATGCACCCGGAACCCGGTTCCAAAACCCACCCCTACGAGAAACAACACCTGGCCGCCATGCCCCCGGACGCTGGCTACGGCTGCCAGATGGTCGATGGGGTGGTGCACGTGTTCACCTCCCAAAGCACCATGGACAC GAGCACAGAGCTTGACCTGCCCTATACGGACCTGCGAGAATACATTGCTGATATGAACATGATGATGGCCCTCATCATCAACGGCCCAGT AAAATCCTTTTGCTATCGCCGTCTGCAATACCTGAGCTCCAAGTTCCAGATGCACATCCTGCTGAACGAGATGAAGGAGCTGGCGGAACAGAAGAAAGTCCCGCACCGAGACTTCTACAACATCCGCAAG GTGGACACGCACATCCACGCCTCGTCCTGCATGAACCAGAAGCACCTGCTGCGCTTCATCAAGCGGGCCATGAAGAAGTTCCCCAAGGAGATCGTCCACGTGGAACAGGGCCGCGGCCAGACCCTCATGGAGGTCTTCGACAGCATGAACCTCACCGCCTTCGACCTGAGCGTCGACACGCTGGACATGCACGCT GACCGCAACACTTTCCATCGTTTTGACAAATTCAACGCCAAGTACAACCCTATCGGCGAGTCCATCCTCAGGGAGATCTTCATAAAAACAGACAATCACGTGGAGGGGAAATACTTCGGTCACATCATAAAG GAGGTAATGGCTGACCTGGAGGAGAGCAAGTACCAGAACGTGGAGCTCAGGCTGTCCATCTACGGCCGGTGCAGAGACGAGTGGGACAAGCTGGCCAAGTGGGCGGTCATGCACCACGTCTACTCAGACAATGTGCGCTGGCTTGTGCAAGTACCGAGACTCTT TGATGTCTACCATACCAAGAAGCAGCTGTCCAGCTTTCAGGAGATGTTGGAGAACATCTTCATGCCCCTGTTTGAGGTCACCGTCCACCCAGGCAGCCACCCTGAGTTACACCTCTTCCTACAGCAT GTGGTGGGCTTCGACAGCGTGGATGACGAATCCAAGCCTGAGCAGCACATCTTTAACCTGGACAGCCCGCTCCCAGCTAGCTGGACAGGGGAGGAAAACCCCCCCTACTCATACTACCTCTACTATACCTACGCCAACATGACCGTGCTCAATCACCTGCGCAG GCAACGTGGGTTCAACACCTTTGTGCTGCGTCCCCACTGCGGAGAGGCAGGACCGATCCACCACCTGGTGTCTGGCTTCATGCTGTCAGAGAACATCTCCCACGGCCTGCTGCTGAGGAAG GCTCCCGTCCTGCAGTACCTGTACTACCTGGCCCAGGTCGGCATCGCCATGTCCCCCCTCAGCAACAACAGCCTGTTCCTCAGCTACCACCGCAACCCCCTCCTGGAGTACCTGTCGCGGGGCCTGCCGGTCTCCCTGTCCACAGACGACCCCCTGCAGTTCCACTTCACCAAG GAGCCTCTTATGGAGGAGTACAGCATCGCGGCCCAAGTGTGGAAGCTGAGCTCCTGCGACATGTGTGAGCTGGCCAGGAACAGTGTGTTGATGAGTGGCTTCTCCCACAAG GTGAAGAGCAACTGGCTGGGCCCATACTTTGGGAAAGAGGGCCGCGAAGGGAACGACATCAGACGGACCAACGTGCCTGACATCCGCGTGGCCTACCGATACGAGACCATGTGTGAGGAGCTCAACCTGATCATTCAGGCCATCCGCACAGACCAGCTGGAGACCATCGAAGAAGAGGCCTGTCTGACTATGAAGGACTAG
- the slmapb gene encoding sarcolemma associated protein b isoform X1, with amino-acid sequence MEEKGLTDPLNNVSLIQDELKRTNMASLGDSEKLIQHLNEQLQEAQESANTEKLKCIQLKGLLDEERKDSSHQADESAGQIKLLKGQLQQLQSEVSVLKAQRDEDHSRSHGDQQAAREEVRSLQQALEAAAAQRDRETAAARSSLATVTQDLDKWRQTAGKYEREIDSLQGDLQQQSLQWQKTAEIQAAELQSMQKEHSSLQKECAALRSEKQDLVNKHQAERGHLQGESAALRAQMEQLLGSQQKEKLSAQSENAVRCAERDALLEKQQQMEMDLTCSQGQNVVLSESLKSLERSQEDLGQRLGDLQLQHQQDNAKLQGQLGEARGLTQDLQKENEDCKTELSDLKEKYEKAEQEKQSITDELQASHAEMKLLQEKGSKSDLVLPLQATLIGLILAWLLWCFSALW; translated from the exons ATGGAAGAGAAAGGTCTGACCGATCCTTTGAATAACGTCTCATTGATCCAAG ATGAGCTGAAGCGGACTAATATGGCGTCTTTAGGTGACTCAGAGAAATTAATCCAGCATTTGAATGAGCAACTCCAAGAAGCCCAGGAGTCAGCCAATACTGAAAAACTAAAATGTATTCAGTTGAAAG GGCTCTTGGATGAAGAGAGAAAAGACAGTAGCCATCAAGCAGATGAATCAGCAGGTCAAATCAAACTTCTGAAAG GCCAACTGCAGCAGCTCCAGAGCGAGGTGTCTGTCTTGAAGGCACAGAGGGACGAGGACCACTCCAGGAGCCATGGTGACCAGCAGGCTGCGCGGGAGGAGGTGAGATCCCTCCAGCAGGCCCTGGAGGCAGCCGCCGCCCAGCGGGACCGGGAGACCGCCGCTGCCCGGAGCAGCCTGGCCACGGTCACCCAGGACCTGGACAAGTGGCGCCAGACGGCCGGAAAGTATGAGCGCGAGATCGACAGCCTGCAGGGAGACCTCCAGCAGCAGAGCCTGCAGTGGCAGAAAACCGCAGAAATACAAG CGGCTGAGCTGCAGTCCATGCAGAAGGAGCACAGCTCTCTCCAGAAGGAGTGTGCCGCGCTGCGCTCTGAGAAGCAGGACCTGGTCAACAAGCACCAGGCCGAGCGGGGCCATCTGCAGGGTGAAAGCGCCGCTCTCCGGGCCCAGATGGAGCAGCTGCTGGGCAGCCAGCAGAAGGAGAAGCTGAGTGCGCAGAGCGAGAATGCGGTCCGTTGTGCTGAGAGAGACGCGCTGCTGGAGAAACAGCAGCAGATGGAGATGGATCTCACCTG CTCTCAAGGCCAGAACGTTGTGCTCAGCGAGAGCCTGAAGTCCCTGGAGAGATCCCAGGAGGACCTGGGGCAGCGGCTGGGGGACCTGCAGCTCCAGCACCAGCAGGACAATGCCAAGCTCCAGGGCCAACTGGGGGAGGCCCGGGGCCTCACCCAGGACCTGCAAAAAGAG AACGAGGATTGTAAAACAGAGCTATCGGATCTAAAGGAGAAGTACGAGAAAGCCGAGCAGGAGAAGCAGTCGATCACAGATGAGCTGCAGGCAAGCCATGCAGAGATGAAGCTTCTTCAGGAGAAAGGATCCAAG AGCGATCTAGTGCTGCCCCTTCAAGCCACACTCATCGGCCTTATCCTGGCTTGGCTGTTGTGGTGCTTCAGCGCATTGTGGTAG
- the LOC130390989 gene encoding monoacylglycerol lipase ABHD6-like: MAADFDVVNLFVIAAATLAIPIVAFGASFLLWPSVLIRVYHWYWRRTLGLQVRYADCGGYRFCYSCRGKPGMRPSILLLHSFSAHKDTWLTVVKYLPKHLHILCVDMPGHEGTTRTNKDDYSIQGQARRIRQFVEAIRLNRKPFHLVGASMGGSVAGVYAACYPLDICSMTLICPDGIKHLSETKFDNHLQDLQHNQYTLSIPLIPTTPEEMEDMLKLCSHVRFKIPQQILQGLVDVRLPHNEFYEEVFMELISERSRYALQEHLHLIFTPLQIIWGKKDQVVDVSGAAIIEEHIPGCRVDLLENCGHSVVMEKPRQTAKLILEFIIAKQNTTKKSS, translated from the exons ATGGCTGCTGATTTTGATGTGGTGAACCTGTTTGTAATTGCTGCTGCAACACTGGCTATTCCTATTGTGGCTTTTGGTGCATCCTTTCTTCTTTGGCCCTCAGTACTCATTAGAGTATACCACTG GTACTGGAGACGGACTCTGGGCCTTCAGGTGCGCTACGCAGACTGCGGCGGCTACCGCTTCTGTTACTCCTGCAGGGGCAAGCCGGGAATGAGGCCCTCTATCCTCCTGCTGCATAGTTTCTCTGCTCACAAAGACACCTGGCTCACCGTTGTCAAG TATCTACCCAAACATCTGCACATCCTCTGTGTGGACATGCCTGGGCATGAGGGGACAACCAGAACCAATAAAGACGATTATTCGATTCAAGGACAGGCCAGACGGATCCGTCAG TTCGTAGAGGCCATCCGCTTGAACAGGAAGCCCTTTCATTTGGTGGGAGCCTCGATGGGGGGCAGTGTGGCGGGGGTCTATGCAGCCTGCTATCCCTTAGATATCTGTAGCATGACACTAATTTGTCCTGATG GTATAAAACATTTATCTGAGACCAAATTCGACAACCATCTACAAGACCTCCAGCACAACCAGTATACACTAAGCATCCCACTGATTCCAACCACACCGGAGGAGATGGAAGACATGTTGAAACTCTGCTCCCATGTTCGCTTCAAGATCCCTCAGCAG ATTCTTCAAGGTCTGGTAGATGTTCGGCTTCCGCACAATGAATTTTATGAAGAAG TTTTCATGGAACTCATCAGCGAAAGATCAAGATATGCCTTACAAGAGCACTTGCATCTGATTTTTACACCTCTACAAATAATATGGGGCAAAAAGGACCAG GTGGTGGATGTCTCTGGTGCTGCGATCATTGAAGAACATATACCTGGGTGCAGAGTGGACCTGCTGGAGAACTGTGGCCACTCGGTGGTAATGGAAAAGCCCAGACAAACAGCAAAACTCATATTAGAGTTCATCATCGCAAAGCAAAATACCACCAAGAAGTCATCGTGA